In Magnolia sinica isolate HGM2019 chromosome 12, MsV1, whole genome shotgun sequence, a single genomic region encodes these proteins:
- the LOC131220145 gene encoding uncharacterized protein LOC131220145 produces the protein MDGSSRGNPGPSRGGGICRSENGNVIFAFAVGYGVGFNNLAEFRVVWDGLVLCFAKGLSRIVVELDSKLVVDILNHSSNPSWIWRNWSSRIDTMGNYRWLSFQHVLREGNIPADSLAKLGSASQASSYFASSA, from the coding sequence ATGGATGGTTCCTCGAGGGGCAATCCTGGTCCGTCTAGAGGTGGTGGGATTTGTAGATCCGAAAATGGGAATGTGATCTTTGCCTTCGCAGTAGGCTACGGTGTCGGCTTCAACAATCTAGCTGAATTTAGAGTGGTTTGGGATGGGCTCGTATTATGTTTTGCTAAGGGGTTGTCCAGAATAGTTGTCGAATTGGATTCCAAGCTAGTTGTGGACATTCTCAACCATTCCTCCAACCCCTCTTGGATATGGCGGAATTGGAGCTCGAGGATAGATACAATGGGGAACTACAGGTGGCTGAGTTTTCAGCACGTTCTTAGAGAAGGCAACATCCCGGCTGATAGTTTAGCTAAGCTTGGAAGTGCTTCCCAAGCCTCCTCATATTTTGCTAGCTCAGCTTAG